DNA from Deltaproteobacteria bacterium:
TCGGGGGGCCCTCGGGGAGCGGCGTCGCCACGACGGTGACCCTGGGCGCGGTGGCCTACCCCCTGCTCGCCCGTGCGGGGTACGGGAAAGACGCCGCCGGAGGCCTCCTCGCGGCGGGAGGGCTGGGCGCCATCCTCTCCCCGCCGGTCCTGGGCGCCGCGGCCTTCCTGATCGCCGAGTTCCTCAAGATCTCCTACCTCGACGTGATCCTGATGGCGACCATCCCCACGCTCCTTTACTACCTCTCCCTCTTCGTGATGGTGGAAATCGATTCCCGGAAGCTCGGAATCCAGAGCGTGGTGATCCCGGACGCCTCGGGGCTGTGGGCGCTGACGCGCCGATACGGGTTCCACTTCACGTCCCTGGTGGCCATCGTGGTGTTCATGTTGCTGGGCTACACCGCCATCACGGCCGTGTTCTGGGCCACGATCATCGCCTTCGTCTTAAGCTTCCTGCGGAAGGAGTGCGCCCTCTACCCCGGCAAACTTTTAGGGGCGCTGAACGCGGGCTCGGTCGGCGTTCTCGCGGTCGCCGTGACCTGCGCCGCGGCCGGCCTGATCGTCGGCGTCGTCACATTGACGGGCCTCGGGCTCAAATTCAGCGCCATCATCATCGATTACGCGGGCAACAGCGTCCTCCTGACGGCGGTCTACAGCGGGCTGATCGTGTGGATCATCGGCCTTGCCGTGCCCGTCACCGCGTCCTACATCATCTGCGCGGTGATCGTCGCCCCGGCGCTCACGAACCTGGGAGTGCCCGACTACGCGGCCCACATGTTCATCTTCTACTACGCCGTGCTCTCCGAGGTCTCGCCTCCCACCGCCCTGTCCCCCTTCGCGGCGGCGGCCATCACGGGGGGAAATCCGTACAAGACGACGCTCCAGTCCTGGAAGTACACGTTGCCCGCTTTCATCTTCCCCTTCACGTTCGTGATGGACCCCGCGGGCGCGGGAATCCTCCTCAAGGGGCCGTGGATGGCCGTGGTCTGGACCAGCCTCACGGCCGCCATCGGGATCGTGGCCCTTGCCGGCGGCGTGCAGGGGTGGCTGTTCAAGAAAACCTTGCTTGCGGAGCGCTTGCTCCTGATCGCCGCGGGGCTTCTCCTGGTCTATCCCAAGCCGATGTTCGACGCCGTCGGAATCGGACTGGTGGCCGTCGTGGCCGCCATGCAGCGCGGTTTCCTGCCCCGTCTCCGGTGTCGTCGGACAGCTTGACC
Protein-coding regions in this window:
- a CDS encoding TRAP transporter fused permease subunit, which codes for MDLERAVTDRRVEESGPEIPGLEVGVSEEALKEAEKFVEAEEGAASHFKGKTQVFLIAVGVLMSLFHLYAAYGIVPAQVLRAIHVGFVLFLTFFLFPAASRFRDRIMAFDVVLALLSVATVVYMLVDFDNFIYRAVTPTRWDLFFGTALILLILEALRRTSGWIMLGVVVAFLAYAMLGAYLPEPWSHRGYDLGRLVGQMYMTLEGIFGTPIDVSATFIILFTIYGAILQFSNAGKFFIDFSFTALGGSRAGAGRTVVLSSFLLGGPSGSGVATTVTLGAVAYPLLARAGYGKDAAGGLLAAGGLGAILSPPVLGAAAFLIAEFLKISYLDVILMATIPTLLYYLSLFVMVEIDSRKLGIQSVVIPDASGLWALTRRYGFHFTSLVAIVVFMLLGYTAITAVFWATIIAFVLSFLRKECALYPGKLLGALNAGSVGVLAVAVTCAAAGLIVGVVTLTGLGLKFSAIIIDYAGNSVLLTAVYSGLIVWIIGLAVPVTASYIICAVIVAPALTNLGVPDYAAHMFIFYYAVLSEVSPPTALSPFAAAAITGGNPYKTTLQSWKYTLPAFIFPFTFVMDPAGAGILLKGPWMAVVWTSLTAAIGIVALAGGVQGWLFKKTLLAERLLLIAAGLLLVYPKPMFDAVGIGLVAVVAAMQRGFLPRLRCRRTA